From Panthera uncia isolate 11264 chromosome X, Puncia_PCG_1.0, whole genome shotgun sequence, the proteins below share one genomic window:
- the S100G gene encoding protein S100-G: MSAKKSPEELKSIFAKYAAKEGDPDQLSKEELKLLIQTEFPSLLKGPSTLDDLFQELDKNGDGEVSFEEFQVLVKKISQ; encoded by the exons ATGAGTGCAAAAAAGTCTCCTGAAGAACTGAAGAGCATTTTTGCAAAATACGCAGCCAAAGAAGGTGATCCAGACCAGCTGTCGAAGGAGGAGTTGAAGCTATTGATTCAGACTGAATTCCCCAGTTTGCTGAAA GGCCCCAGCACCCTAGATGACCTGTTTCAAGAACTGGACAAGAATGGAGACGGAGAAGTTAGTTTTGAAGAATTCCAGGTGTTAGTCAAGAAGATATcccagtga